A DNA window from Rhineura floridana isolate rRhiFlo1 chromosome 11, rRhiFlo1.hap2, whole genome shotgun sequence contains the following coding sequences:
- the PER1 gene encoding period circadian protein homolog 1 isoform X1 has product MEVPPFFSPRDPVPHGVVHVPEPVMSTGCEPGQNPFEGGGGGGGGNGGGRTPRRARPQRGGEAQGQASDDMDVNSNGSSGNESHGDSHSSSRSSRNGKDSALLETTESNKSSNSQTPSPPSSSVAYSLLSESSEQDNPSTSGCSSEQSARLKTQKELMKALKEMKIRLPSEKRSKGKSGTLATLQYALSCMKQVQASHDYYQQWTIDDSQPCNLDMSTYTIEELENVTSEYTLKNPDTFVVAVSFTTGKIIYISDQAAFILRCKKEVFKGAKFAEFLAPQDVSIFYGSTAPYHLPSWSTCTSTIAAAAMDYTQEKSVFCRISGGYESGRELRYYPFWLTPYLTKVCDLDSAEGQPCCLLIAERIHSGYEAPRIPPDKRIFTTKHTPSCLFQDVDERAAPLLGYLPQDLIGTPVLFYLHPEDRPLMLAIHKKILQYGSQPFDHSPIRFCARNGEYVTIDTSWSSFVNPWSRKVSFVMGRHKVRMGPLNEDVFTAPKVQKVKPVELDIQELSEQIHQLLLQPVHSNGSVGLCSMGSNASHKQLLSIASSSDSNGIPNEEAQAVRPMTFQEICKDVHMVKNQGQQVFIESRVKPQPAKHARPVVEAPVTRSVQPLETLRGLERRPAKVATSEESVRKEPSNYSYQQINCLDGIIRYLESYNIPSRVKRKCGSSSYTTSSNSDDDKQKAGEEVVSLSKDAPEEMPPTPLESQPQREAPEMAAPAAVVGNPITPLALPNKAESVVSVTSQCSFSSTTVHVGDKKPPESDIATMEGAVPSATPPAALPSVTPDWEQQYRKVGLTREVLSVHTQKEEHAFLTRFKDLSQLHIFDSSSGLSQAEREPKGPPRQTARGRGRSRKSKAKRIKQNKSLDSTSSPQSAASLPCVPPPGSFSWPPSGSSQASIPALPYPAVLPTYQIPSFPPRPAAPPSTEPSQSTLAAARFPTPLVSPMMALVLPNYVFPQMNNPTPPQSYFPAAPVFPFIPRPANTPTPMPEAGMQAPSRSSTPHSLSQLERAESPLFESRCSSPLQLNLLQMEEMPKFCDRQEATGSSQAGPAGATTNWAGVTTGQGLAKELSTQKETCMVEAHDSSNNDALSGSSDLLDLLLQEDSRSGTGSAASGSGSAASGSGSAVSGSMGSGSNGGNTSASGTTSSKSTSTSKYFGSIDSSENDLRGKKRSEVEDNEHFIKYVLQDPIWLLMANTDDKLMMTYQLPDRDMETVLQADREKLKQMQKRQPRFTEEQKKELAEVHSWVQKGILPKPINITACIDCGSNLASSVTPLYDVEVQDMDLNGMLEPMEEGSGGQVCLPSLPPEMAMEEEEAGVQVGQQPPPPQAEAAVQDSR; this is encoded by the exons ATGGAAGTCCCTCCCTTTTTCTCGCCGCGTGATCCGGTTCCTCACGGAGTTGTCCATGTCCCAGAACCAGTCATGAGTACCGGCTGCGAACCTGGGCAGAACCCTtttgagggtggtggtggaggaggaggtggtaaTGGAGGTGGCAGAACCCCCCGGAGAGCCAGACCCCAGCGAGGGGGGGAAGCCCAGGGCCAAGCCAGTGACGACATGGATGTCAACAGCAACGGCTCCAGCGGCAATGAGTCGCATGGCGACTCCCACAGCAGTTCCCGCAGCAGCAGAAATGGCAAAGACTCGGCCCTGCTGGAAACCACCGAAAGCAACAAGAG CTCCAACTCCCAGACCCCGTCTCCTCCGAGCAGCTCGGTTGCCTACAGCCTTCTTAGCGAAAGTTCTGAGCAGGACAACCCCTCGACCAGCGGCTGCAG CAGCGAACAGTCTGCCCGCTTGAAGACCCAAAAAGAGCTGATGAAGGCCCTGAAGGAGATGAAGATCCGGCTGCCCTCCGAGAAACGGAGCAAGGGGAAGTCGGGGACTCTGGCTACCCTTCAGTATGCCCTGTCCTGTATGAAACAGGTCCAAG CCAGCCACGATTACTACCAGCAGTGGACCATTGACGACAGCCAGCCCTGCAATCTGGACATGTCTACGTACACAATTGAGGAGCTGGAAAACGTCACCTCGGAGTACACCCTCAAAAACCCT GATACATTTGTGGTGGCTGTCTCTTTCACCACGGGGAAGATCATCTACATCTCGGACCAGGCAGCCTTCATCCTGCGTTGCAAGAAGGAGGTCTTCAAGGGGGCCAAGTTTGCAGAGTTCCTGGCGCCGCAAGATGTCAGCATCTTCTACGGATCCACAGCGCCATACCACTTGCCCTCCTGGAGCACCTGCACCTCTACCA TAGCTGCCGCTGCCATGGATTACACCCAAGAGAAATCCGTCTTCTGTCGTATCAG CGGAGGCTACGAGAGTGGGCGCGAGCTGCGCTACTACCCCTTTTGGCTCACACCGTACTTGACCAAAGTGTGTGACTTGGACAGCGCCGAAGGACAGCCCTGCTGCCTGCTCATCGCTGAGCGCATCCACTCGGGTTACGAAG CTCCCAGAATCCCTCCTGATAAGAGAATTTTCACCACCAAACATACTCCCAGCTGCTTGTTTCAGGATGTGGATGAGCG AGCTGCCCCTCTGCTCGGCTACCTCCCCCAGGACCTCATTGGGACCCCCGTCCTTTTCTACTTGCACCCAGAGGACCGGCCTCTTATGCTGGCTATACACAAAAAGA TTCTGCAGTATGGCAGCCAGCCCTTCGACCACTCACCCATCCGCTTCTGCGCTCGCAACGGTGAATACGTCACCATTGACACCAGCTGGTCCAGCTTCGTCAACCCCTGGAGCCGCAAAGTCTCCTTCGTCATGGGGAGGCATAAAGTGCGGAT GGGCCCCCTCAACGAGGACGTCTTCACAGCCCCCAAAGTGCAGAAGGTGAAGCCCGTGGAACTGGACATCCAGGAGCTGTCGGAGCAGATCCACCAGCTCCTGCTACAG CCGGTGCACAGCAATGGCTCTGTGGGCCTCTGTAGCATGGGCAGCAACGCTTCCCACAAGCAGCTCCTGAGCATCGCCTCATCCAGCGACAGCAACGGCATCCCCAATGAGGAGGCCCAGGCCGTGCGGCCA ATGACGTTCCAGGAGATCTGCAAGGACGTGCACATGGTGAAGAACCAGGGCCAGCAGGTCTTCATCGAATCCCGAGTCAAACCCCAGCCTGCAAAGCATGCCCGGCCAG TTGTGGAAGCGCCCGTCACTCGCAGCGTGCAGCCTCTGGAGACCCTGAGGGGCTTGGAGAGGAGGCCGGCAAAGGTCGCCACCTCTGAGGAATCTGTCAGGAAGGAGCCCTCCAACTATTCTTACCAGCAGATCAACTGCCTGGATGGCATCATAAG GTATCTGGAGAGTTACAATATCCCAAGCCGTGTGAAGCGAAAATGTGGCTCTTCCTCTTACACCACATCCTCCAATTCCGACGACGACAAGCAGAAAGCGGGCGAGGAGGTGGTCTCCCTAAGCAAAG ATGCTCCAGAGGAAATGCCGCCAACCCCCCTGGAGAGCCAGCCCCAGAGGGAAGCGCCGGAGATGGCGGCACCAGCTGCCGTGGTGGGAAACCCCATCACTCCGCTGGCCTTGCCTAACAAAGCCGAGAGCGTGGTCTCCGTGACCAGTCAGTGTAGCTTCAGCAGTACCACCGTCCACGTGGGAGACAAGAAGCCCCCCGAGTCTG ACATTGCCACGATGGAGGGGGCAGTGCCCAGTGCGACCCCCCCCGCCGCCCTTCCCAGCGTGACCCCCGACTGGGAGCAGCAGTACCGCAAGGTGGGGCTGACGAGGGAAGTCCTCTCCGTCCACACTCAGAAGGAGGAGCACGCCTTCCTCACCCGCTTCAAGGACCTCAGCCAGCTGCACATCTTCGACTCTTCCTCTGGGCTGAGCCAGGCAGAGCGAG AGCCCAAAGGTCCTCCTCGCCAGACTGCCCGGGGCCGAGGGCGCAGCAGGAAGTCTAAGGCCAAGCGCATCAAGCAGAACAAGTCCTTGGACAGCACCAGCTCCCCGCAGAGCGCCGCTTCCCTGCCCTGTGTGCCTCCGCCGGGCTCCTTCTCGTGGCCTCCCTCGGGCAGCTCCCAAGCCAGCATCCCTGCCCTGCCTTACCCGGCCGTCTTGCCCACCtaccagattcccagctttccccCTCGGCCAGCTGCACCCCCCAGCACCGAGCCCTCCCAGAGCACACTGGCTGCCGCCCGGTTCCCCACACCCCTGGTCAGCCCCATGATGGCGCTGGTCCTGCCCAACTACGTCTTCCCCCAGATGAACAACCCTACCCCCCCGCAATCCTACTTTCCCGCTGCCCCCGTCTTCCCCTTCATCCCTCGGCCAGCGAACACGCCGACCCCCATGCCCGAGGCAGGCATGCAGGCGCCCTCACGCTCCTCCACCCCGCACTCTTTGAGCCAGCTTGAGCGGGCCGAGTCGCCGCTCTTCGAGTCGCGCTGCAGCTCCCCGCTGCAGCTCAACCTGCTGCAGATGGAAGAGATGCCCAAGTTTTGTGACCGCCAAGAGGCAACTGGCAGCAGCCAAGCAGGGCCAGCCGGGGCCACCACCAACTGGGCTGGCGTGACAACCGGACAGGGGCTGGCAAAGGAACTCAGCACTCAGAAAGAAACGTGTATG GTGGAAGCTCACGACTCCTCCAACAATGACGCTCTTTCCGGCTCGAGTGACCTCCTGGACCTGCTGTTGCAGGAGGACTCACGCTCCGGCACAGGCTCGGCGGCCTCCGGTAGCGGCTCGGCGGCCTCCGGTAGTGGCTCGGCGGTCTCTGGCTCCATGGGCTCCGGCTCCAACGGGGGTAACACCTCCGCCAGCGGCACCA caAGCAGCaaaagcaccagcaccagcaaatACTTTGGCAGCATCGACTCCTCCGAGAATGACCTGCGAGGCAAGAAGCGCTCTGAGGTGGAAGACAACGAGCACTTCATCAAGTACGTCCTGCAAGACCCCATCTGGCTGCTGATGGCCAATACGGACGACAAGCTCATGATGACTTACCAGCTCCCGGACAG GGACATGGAGACTGTGTTGCAAGCGGATCGGGAAAAGCTGAAACAGATGCAGAAGCGGCAGCCGCGATTCACTGAGGAGCAGAAGAAGGAGCTGGCCGAAGTGCACTCCTGGGTCCAGAAGGGGATCTTGCCCAAACCGATCAACATCACG GCCTGCATAGATTGTGGAAGCAACCTGGCCTCCAGCGTCACCCCTCTCTACGATGTCGAGGTCCAAGACATGGACTTGAACGGCATGTTGGAGCCGATGGAGGAGGGCAGCGGAGGGCAGGTGTGCTTGCCGTCCTTGCCCCCAGAAATGgccatggaggaagaggaggctggagtgcaggtgGGGCAGCAGCCGCCCCCACCTCAGGCAGAGGCCGCGGTGCAGGACTCGCGCTAA
- the PER1 gene encoding period circadian protein homolog 1 isoform X2, with product MEVPPFFSPRDPVPHGVVHVPEPVMSTGCEPGQNPFEGGGGGGGGNGGGRTPRRARPQRGGEAQGQASDDMDVNSNGSSGNESHGDSHSSSRSSRNGKDSALLETTESNKSSNSQTPSPPSSSVAYSLLSESSEQDNPSTSGCSSEQSARLKTQKELMKALKEMKIRLPSEKRSKGKSGTLATLQYALSCMKQVQASHDYYQQWTIDDSQPCNLDMSTYTIEELENVTSEYTLKNPDTFVVAVSFTTGKIIYISDQAAFILRCKKEVFKGAKFAEFLAPQDVSIFYGSTAPYHLPSWSTCTSTTAAAMDYTQEKSVFCRISGGYESGRELRYYPFWLTPYLTKVCDLDSAEGQPCCLLIAERIHSGYEAPRIPPDKRIFTTKHTPSCLFQDVDERAAPLLGYLPQDLIGTPVLFYLHPEDRPLMLAIHKKILQYGSQPFDHSPIRFCARNGEYVTIDTSWSSFVNPWSRKVSFVMGRHKVRMGPLNEDVFTAPKVQKVKPVELDIQELSEQIHQLLLQPVHSNGSVGLCSMGSNASHKQLLSIASSSDSNGIPNEEAQAVRPMTFQEICKDVHMVKNQGQQVFIESRVKPQPAKHARPVVEAPVTRSVQPLETLRGLERRPAKVATSEESVRKEPSNYSYQQINCLDGIIRYLESYNIPSRVKRKCGSSSYTTSSNSDDDKQKAGEEVVSLSKDAPEEMPPTPLESQPQREAPEMAAPAAVVGNPITPLALPNKAESVVSVTSQCSFSSTTVHVGDKKPPESDIATMEGAVPSATPPAALPSVTPDWEQQYRKVGLTREVLSVHTQKEEHAFLTRFKDLSQLHIFDSSSGLSQAEREPKGPPRQTARGRGRSRKSKAKRIKQNKSLDSTSSPQSAASLPCVPPPGSFSWPPSGSSQASIPALPYPAVLPTYQIPSFPPRPAAPPSTEPSQSTLAAARFPTPLVSPMMALVLPNYVFPQMNNPTPPQSYFPAAPVFPFIPRPANTPTPMPEAGMQAPSRSSTPHSLSQLERAESPLFESRCSSPLQLNLLQMEEMPKFCDRQEATGSSQAGPAGATTNWAGVTTGQGLAKELSTQKETCMVEAHDSSNNDALSGSSDLLDLLLQEDSRSGTGSAASGSGSAASGSGSAVSGSMGSGSNGGNTSASGTTSSKSTSTSKYFGSIDSSENDLRGKKRSEVEDNEHFIKYVLQDPIWLLMANTDDKLMMTYQLPDRDMETVLQADREKLKQMQKRQPRFTEEQKKELAEVHSWVQKGILPKPINITACIDCGSNLASSVTPLYDVEVQDMDLNGMLEPMEEGSGGQVCLPSLPPEMAMEEEEAGVQVGQQPPPPQAEAAVQDSR from the exons ATGGAAGTCCCTCCCTTTTTCTCGCCGCGTGATCCGGTTCCTCACGGAGTTGTCCATGTCCCAGAACCAGTCATGAGTACCGGCTGCGAACCTGGGCAGAACCCTtttgagggtggtggtggaggaggaggtggtaaTGGAGGTGGCAGAACCCCCCGGAGAGCCAGACCCCAGCGAGGGGGGGAAGCCCAGGGCCAAGCCAGTGACGACATGGATGTCAACAGCAACGGCTCCAGCGGCAATGAGTCGCATGGCGACTCCCACAGCAGTTCCCGCAGCAGCAGAAATGGCAAAGACTCGGCCCTGCTGGAAACCACCGAAAGCAACAAGAG CTCCAACTCCCAGACCCCGTCTCCTCCGAGCAGCTCGGTTGCCTACAGCCTTCTTAGCGAAAGTTCTGAGCAGGACAACCCCTCGACCAGCGGCTGCAG CAGCGAACAGTCTGCCCGCTTGAAGACCCAAAAAGAGCTGATGAAGGCCCTGAAGGAGATGAAGATCCGGCTGCCCTCCGAGAAACGGAGCAAGGGGAAGTCGGGGACTCTGGCTACCCTTCAGTATGCCCTGTCCTGTATGAAACAGGTCCAAG CCAGCCACGATTACTACCAGCAGTGGACCATTGACGACAGCCAGCCCTGCAATCTGGACATGTCTACGTACACAATTGAGGAGCTGGAAAACGTCACCTCGGAGTACACCCTCAAAAACCCT GATACATTTGTGGTGGCTGTCTCTTTCACCACGGGGAAGATCATCTACATCTCGGACCAGGCAGCCTTCATCCTGCGTTGCAAGAAGGAGGTCTTCAAGGGGGCCAAGTTTGCAGAGTTCCTGGCGCCGCAAGATGTCAGCATCTTCTACGGATCCACAGCGCCATACCACTTGCCCTCCTGGAGCACCTGCACCTCTACCA CTGCCGCTGCCATGGATTACACCCAAGAGAAATCCGTCTTCTGTCGTATCAG CGGAGGCTACGAGAGTGGGCGCGAGCTGCGCTACTACCCCTTTTGGCTCACACCGTACTTGACCAAAGTGTGTGACTTGGACAGCGCCGAAGGACAGCCCTGCTGCCTGCTCATCGCTGAGCGCATCCACTCGGGTTACGAAG CTCCCAGAATCCCTCCTGATAAGAGAATTTTCACCACCAAACATACTCCCAGCTGCTTGTTTCAGGATGTGGATGAGCG AGCTGCCCCTCTGCTCGGCTACCTCCCCCAGGACCTCATTGGGACCCCCGTCCTTTTCTACTTGCACCCAGAGGACCGGCCTCTTATGCTGGCTATACACAAAAAGA TTCTGCAGTATGGCAGCCAGCCCTTCGACCACTCACCCATCCGCTTCTGCGCTCGCAACGGTGAATACGTCACCATTGACACCAGCTGGTCCAGCTTCGTCAACCCCTGGAGCCGCAAAGTCTCCTTCGTCATGGGGAGGCATAAAGTGCGGAT GGGCCCCCTCAACGAGGACGTCTTCACAGCCCCCAAAGTGCAGAAGGTGAAGCCCGTGGAACTGGACATCCAGGAGCTGTCGGAGCAGATCCACCAGCTCCTGCTACAG CCGGTGCACAGCAATGGCTCTGTGGGCCTCTGTAGCATGGGCAGCAACGCTTCCCACAAGCAGCTCCTGAGCATCGCCTCATCCAGCGACAGCAACGGCATCCCCAATGAGGAGGCCCAGGCCGTGCGGCCA ATGACGTTCCAGGAGATCTGCAAGGACGTGCACATGGTGAAGAACCAGGGCCAGCAGGTCTTCATCGAATCCCGAGTCAAACCCCAGCCTGCAAAGCATGCCCGGCCAG TTGTGGAAGCGCCCGTCACTCGCAGCGTGCAGCCTCTGGAGACCCTGAGGGGCTTGGAGAGGAGGCCGGCAAAGGTCGCCACCTCTGAGGAATCTGTCAGGAAGGAGCCCTCCAACTATTCTTACCAGCAGATCAACTGCCTGGATGGCATCATAAG GTATCTGGAGAGTTACAATATCCCAAGCCGTGTGAAGCGAAAATGTGGCTCTTCCTCTTACACCACATCCTCCAATTCCGACGACGACAAGCAGAAAGCGGGCGAGGAGGTGGTCTCCCTAAGCAAAG ATGCTCCAGAGGAAATGCCGCCAACCCCCCTGGAGAGCCAGCCCCAGAGGGAAGCGCCGGAGATGGCGGCACCAGCTGCCGTGGTGGGAAACCCCATCACTCCGCTGGCCTTGCCTAACAAAGCCGAGAGCGTGGTCTCCGTGACCAGTCAGTGTAGCTTCAGCAGTACCACCGTCCACGTGGGAGACAAGAAGCCCCCCGAGTCTG ACATTGCCACGATGGAGGGGGCAGTGCCCAGTGCGACCCCCCCCGCCGCCCTTCCCAGCGTGACCCCCGACTGGGAGCAGCAGTACCGCAAGGTGGGGCTGACGAGGGAAGTCCTCTCCGTCCACACTCAGAAGGAGGAGCACGCCTTCCTCACCCGCTTCAAGGACCTCAGCCAGCTGCACATCTTCGACTCTTCCTCTGGGCTGAGCCAGGCAGAGCGAG AGCCCAAAGGTCCTCCTCGCCAGACTGCCCGGGGCCGAGGGCGCAGCAGGAAGTCTAAGGCCAAGCGCATCAAGCAGAACAAGTCCTTGGACAGCACCAGCTCCCCGCAGAGCGCCGCTTCCCTGCCCTGTGTGCCTCCGCCGGGCTCCTTCTCGTGGCCTCCCTCGGGCAGCTCCCAAGCCAGCATCCCTGCCCTGCCTTACCCGGCCGTCTTGCCCACCtaccagattcccagctttccccCTCGGCCAGCTGCACCCCCCAGCACCGAGCCCTCCCAGAGCACACTGGCTGCCGCCCGGTTCCCCACACCCCTGGTCAGCCCCATGATGGCGCTGGTCCTGCCCAACTACGTCTTCCCCCAGATGAACAACCCTACCCCCCCGCAATCCTACTTTCCCGCTGCCCCCGTCTTCCCCTTCATCCCTCGGCCAGCGAACACGCCGACCCCCATGCCCGAGGCAGGCATGCAGGCGCCCTCACGCTCCTCCACCCCGCACTCTTTGAGCCAGCTTGAGCGGGCCGAGTCGCCGCTCTTCGAGTCGCGCTGCAGCTCCCCGCTGCAGCTCAACCTGCTGCAGATGGAAGAGATGCCCAAGTTTTGTGACCGCCAAGAGGCAACTGGCAGCAGCCAAGCAGGGCCAGCCGGGGCCACCACCAACTGGGCTGGCGTGACAACCGGACAGGGGCTGGCAAAGGAACTCAGCACTCAGAAAGAAACGTGTATG GTGGAAGCTCACGACTCCTCCAACAATGACGCTCTTTCCGGCTCGAGTGACCTCCTGGACCTGCTGTTGCAGGAGGACTCACGCTCCGGCACAGGCTCGGCGGCCTCCGGTAGCGGCTCGGCGGCCTCCGGTAGTGGCTCGGCGGTCTCTGGCTCCATGGGCTCCGGCTCCAACGGGGGTAACACCTCCGCCAGCGGCACCA caAGCAGCaaaagcaccagcaccagcaaatACTTTGGCAGCATCGACTCCTCCGAGAATGACCTGCGAGGCAAGAAGCGCTCTGAGGTGGAAGACAACGAGCACTTCATCAAGTACGTCCTGCAAGACCCCATCTGGCTGCTGATGGCCAATACGGACGACAAGCTCATGATGACTTACCAGCTCCCGGACAG GGACATGGAGACTGTGTTGCAAGCGGATCGGGAAAAGCTGAAACAGATGCAGAAGCGGCAGCCGCGATTCACTGAGGAGCAGAAGAAGGAGCTGGCCGAAGTGCACTCCTGGGTCCAGAAGGGGATCTTGCCCAAACCGATCAACATCACG GCCTGCATAGATTGTGGAAGCAACCTGGCCTCCAGCGTCACCCCTCTCTACGATGTCGAGGTCCAAGACATGGACTTGAACGGCATGTTGGAGCCGATGGAGGAGGGCAGCGGAGGGCAGGTGTGCTTGCCGTCCTTGCCCCCAGAAATGgccatggaggaagaggaggctggagtgcaggtgGGGCAGCAGCCGCCCCCACCTCAGGCAGAGGCCGCGGTGCAGGACTCGCGCTAA
- the LOC133366547 gene encoding histone H1-like, giving the protein MTEEVSAAPAAALPAVKAPAKKAKKATGGPKSRKLSGPSVTELLTQAVAASKERGGVSLAALKKSLAASGYDVEKNNSRIKLGLKSLVTKGTLLQTKGTGASGSFKLNKKQAEDKGKAAKKQQAPAAAASKAKKPAAKKPTSAAAKKVKKAVGAVASKKNVKVTKKPVGGAKKAAKSPKKPKAAKAKKIAKSPAKLGKAKVKPKAKMAKPKKAASKKK; this is encoded by the coding sequence ATGACTGAAGAGGTTTCAGCCGCGCCCGCTGCTGCGCTCCCGGCTGTAAAGGCACCCGCCAAAAAGGCCAAGAAGGCGACGGGCGGTCCGAAGTCCCGCAAGCTCTCAGGCCCCAGCGTCACGGAGCTGCTGACCCAGGCGGTGGCGGCCTCCAAGGAGCGCGGCGGGGTCTCCCTGGCCGCGCTGAAGAAGTCCTTGGCGGCCTCCGGCTACGATGTGGAGAAGAACAACAGCCGCATCAAGCTGGGCCTGAAGAGCCTGGTGACCAAAGGGACTCTGCTGCAGACCAAGGGCACCGGCGCCTCGGGCTCCTTCAAGCTCAACAAGAAGCAGGCAGAGGACAAGGGCAAGGCGGCCAAGAAGCAGCAGGCGCCTGCCGCGGCGGCATCCAAAGCCAAGAAGCCTGCAGCCAAGAAGCCCACCAGTGCTGCCGCTAAGAAAGTGAAAAAGGCGGTGGGGGCAGTCGCGTCCAAGAAAAACGTTAAGGTGACAAAGAAGCCTGTAGGAGGCGCCAAGAAGGCAGCcaagagtcccaagaagcccaaaGCGGCGAAAGCCAAGAAGATCGCCAAGAGTCCCGCGAAGTTGGGCAAGGCCAAGGTGAAGCCCAAGGCTAAAATGGCCAAGCCCAAGAAGGCGGCGTCAAAGAAGAAATGA
- the LOC133366552 gene encoding histone H3, producing the protein MARTKQTARKSTGGKAPRKQLATKAARKSAPATGGVKKPHRYRPGTVALREIRRYQKSTELLIRKLPFQRLVREIAQDFKTDLRFQSSAVMALQEASEAYLVGLFEDTNLCAIHAKRVTIMPKDIQLARRIRGERA; encoded by the coding sequence ATGGCCCGTACTAAGCAGACAGCTCGCAAGTCCACTGGCGGGAAAGCGCCTCGCAAGCAGCTGGCTACCAAAGCTGCCCGGAAGAGTGCCCCAGCCACCGGCGGAGTGAAAAAGCCTCACCGCTACCGTCCTGGGACCGTCGCCCTGAGAGAGATTCGGCGCTACCAGAAGTCAACGGAGCTTCTCATCCGCAAGCTGCCTTTCCAGCGCCTGGTGCGAGAAATTGCCCAGGACTTCAAAACCGATCTGCGGTTCCAGAGCTCGGCTGTTATGGCCTTGCAAGAGGCGAGCGAGGCTTACTTGGTGGGTCTTTTTGAAGACACCAACCTGTGCGCCATCCATGCCAAGCGAGTTACCATCATGCCCAAGGATATCCAGCTGGCTCGCCGCATCCGCGGAGAAAGGGCATAA
- the LOC133366554 gene encoding histone H2A type 2-C-like gives MSGRGKQGGKARAKAKTRSSRAGLQFPVGRVHRLLRKGNYAERVGAGAPVYMAAVLEYLTAEILELAGNAARDNKKTRIIPRHLQLAIRNDEELNKLLGKVTIAQGGVLPNIQAVLLPKKTESHKGKAK, from the coding sequence ATGTCTGGCCGTGGAAAGCAAGGTGGGAAAGCCAGAGCGAAGGCCAAGACTCGGTCTTCCCGGGCTGGCCTGCAGTTCCCGGTGGGCCGAGTGCATCGCCTGCTTCGCAAAGGCAACTACGCGGAGCGCGTGGGAGCCGGGGCGCCGGTCTACATGGCCGCCGTGCTGGAGTACCTGACGGCCGAGattctggagctggccggcaacgcCGCGCGGGACAACAAGAAGACGCGCATCATCCCTCGCCACTTGCAGCTGGCCATTCGCAACGACGAGGAGCTGAACAAGTTGCTGGGCAAAGTCACTATCGCCCAGGGGGGCGTCCTGCCCAACATCCAGGCCGTTCTGCTCCCCAAGAAAACCGAGAGCCACAAAGGCAAGGCCAAGTAG